In Biomphalaria glabrata chromosome 11, xgBioGlab47.1, whole genome shotgun sequence, the following proteins share a genomic window:
- the LOC106053952 gene encoding venom serine carboxypeptidase-like, translating to MVLIVIVSLCSLSFVTVGQLLLTDLINSRNFSEARNLSRVKAHYCQMPESYAGYITVEKQLKHHLFFWLFPSFHKVNTSPLVIWLQGGPGRSSMEGLLWENGPLQIVDGQNLKVQCKARETSWTEAMSMLYIDSPVGTGFSYAENETAVKRIGQSQIAKDLSGFLHQFYILFPEFKSNDLYIGGEGYAAKYVISFAHRLHRNHYKHSKLPFSGIYLSGPFFAPEIQIKSSLDLLFAVGAISYQELLSHRKEADTFFNWDRKNKNVQDEQMLDALMKSLRPGNPSDNFALKHYKNFGVTQKLVNADLKPYLNVGGRNFNFYDDKLSQRLIQDFRFSSKLQLAKLLQYYKVLVFSGEFDALFSPSMVDFGLMSTPWSSQRDFNISDRTEWRQQRKLLGYYTHIDRLCRVIIEGAGHLTSFDKPKTTLDMMNQFMQHGCIH from the coding sequence ATGGTGCTGATCGTTATAGTTTCATTATGTTCGCTTAGCTTCGTTACCGTAGGACAACTTCTCCTAACAGACTTGATCAATAGCAGGAATTTCTCAGAGGCGAGGAATTTAAGCCGAGTTAAGGCACATTATTGCCAGATGCCTGAAAGTTATGCCGGGTATATCACAGTAGAGAAACAGCTGAAACATCATCTGTTCTTCTGGTTATTCCCATCCTTTCACAAAGTGAACACATCCCCGCTGGTCATTTGGCTACAAGGTGGGCCGGGCAGGTCCTCTATGGAGGGCTTGCTTTGGGAAAACGGACCACTACAAATTGTTGACGGCCAAAACTTAAAAGTTCAATGTAAAGCGCGGGAAACTTCTTGGACCGAAGCAATGTCCATGCTTTATATCGACAGTCCTGTTGGAACTGGATTCAGCTATGCCGAAAATGAGACTGCAGTAAAAAGAATCGGACAAAGTCAAATCGCTAAAGATCTTAGCGGTTTTTTACACCAATTTTACATCTTATTTCCAGAGTTCAAAAGCAATGATCTTTATATCGGCGGAGAGGGCTATGCTGCTAAATACGTCATTTCATTCGCGCATCGACTCCACCGAAACCATTATAAACATTCTAAGCTCCCATTCTCAGGGATATATCTAAGTGGTCCCTTCTTCGCTCCAGAAATCCAGATCAAATCTTCTCTCGACTTATTATTTGCAGTGGGTGCAATCTCATACCAGGAGCTTCTAAGTCACAGAAAGGAggctgacacttttttcaattgggacagaaaaaacaaaaatgttcaagATGAACAAATGTTAGATGCCCTGATGAAGAGCCTCCGTCCTGGCAATCCGTCAGATAATTTCGCattgaaacattacaaaaaCTTCGGAGTAACACAAAAACTGGTGAATGCAGATCTAAAGCCGTATCTAAACGTCGGAGGacgaaattttaatttttacgaTGATAAATTATCTCAGAGGTTAATACAAGATTTTAGATTTTCGTCTAAACTTCAGTTGGcgaaactattgcaatattacAAAGTGCTGGTGTTTTCTGGGGAGTTTGACGCCCTGTTCAGCCCATCTATGGTGGACTTTGGTCTAATGTCCACTCCATGGTCTTCGCAAAGGGATTTTAATATTTCGGACAGGACTGAATGGAGACAGCAGCGGAAGCTGTTAGGTTATTACACACACATTGATAGACTCTGTCGTGTAATCATAGAAGGGGCTGGCCATCTGACTTCCTTTGATAAACCTAAGACAACGTTGGACATGATGAATCAATTTATGCAACATGGATGTATACACTGA
- the LOC106053949 gene encoding origin recognition complex subunit 2-like — translation MNKTPRKQVKIVVIESDQVVQHILPKQEKHKEHKNKKSTAATADLTYSDHVGKKKTCGSSEDESYEMGCQAPAKSLDDCSSDFSEVFKFRTPKKSGQMAVKAGNSLTPKQNKVSLSKSAANTPDRKTSKDLRTPPRSQAASKKMTDSDSVPSSKPLLHKRMESSTPYRLRKRNLDIQHTASSSDDSIDESSTENSEEEGEKDFLTTNTTSTTSMAATAEAYFDLHSAAPVTSDRTLSALDGPRLDLDTIRKVLKSFDPGHHHQLQALMEKHTRLFKRWMFYMCCGYNILLYGLGSKRLLLDKFKDEHLKDFSHLVVNGYFPSLTAKNILNSISEEILDNPKGFTNVYSQIEFIKETFKQRNEDFYLIIHNIDGVLLRSEKSQAILSSLAEVEGIHIIGSVDHINAALMWDQNKYCRFRWLWYETATFQSYEAENSYENSLMVQQSGSLALSSLVHVMRSLTPNARQVFIMLAEYQLEVGTTQNYVGMSFQTLYHKCREAFLVNSDLTLQAQLVEFKDHRLIRSKKNFEGIEHLTIPIDNATLKEFLQEHKTIQG, via the exons ATGAATAAAACGCCAAGAAAGCAAGTGAAAATAGTAGTAATAGAGTCCGATCAAGTTGTACAACATATTTtgcctaaacaagaaaaacataaggagcacaaaaacaaaaaat CCACAGCTGCTACTGCTGACCTAACATATTCAGACCATGTtggtaaaaagaaaacatgtgGCTCAAGTGAAGATGAAAGTTATGAAATGGGCTGTCAGGCGCCAG CAAAGTCACTTGATGACTGTTCCTCTGATTTTTCTGAAGTCTTCAAATTCCGTACACCTAAGAAATCTGGACAAATGGCTGTGAaag CTGGAAATAGCCTCACCCCCAAGCAGAATAAAGTTAGTTTATCAAAATCTGCTGCAAACACACCTGATAGAAAAACTTCCAAGGATTTAAGAACACCTCCCAGATCTCAAGCTGCATCGAAGAAAATGACTGACTCTG ATTCTGTTCCTTCAAGTAAACCTTTACTTCACAAGCGTATGGAATCAAGTACACCTTATAGGCTTCGTAAACGTAATTTGGATATACAACATACAG CTTCCTCTTCTGATGATAGTATTGACGAGTCTTCCACTGAGAACTCTGAGGAGGAAGGAGAGAAAGATTTTTTGACCACCAACACAACTAGTACAACCAGCATG GCAGCTACAGCTGAAGCCTACTTTGACCTACACTCTGCTGCCCCTGTGACATCTGACCGAACTCTGTCAGCTTTAGATGGCCCTAGGCTGGACTTGGACACAATCCGCAAGGTGCTAAAATCTTTTGACCCTGGACACCATCATCAACTCCAGGCACTGATGGAAAAACACACTCGCTTGTTTAAACGATGGATGTTCTATATgtg CTGTGGTTATAATATATTACTGTATGGCTTAGGATCTAAACGCCTATTGCTGGATAAATTTAAAGATGAGCACCTGAAAGATTTCTCACACTTGGTGGTCAATGGCTATTTCCCAAGCTTGACAGCCAAAAAT ATTTTGAATTCCATCTCTGAAGAAATCCTGGACAATCCTAAAGGGTTTACCAATGTGTATAGCCAGATTGAGTTTatcaaagaaacatttaaacaacGCA ATGAAGACTTTTACTTAATAATCCACAATATCGATGGAGTTCTGCTGCGATCTGAAAAGTCCCAGGCTATTCTAAGTAGCCTGGCAGAGGTTGAAGGCATTCACATCATTGGCTCAGTGGACCATATCAATGCTGCACTAA tgtGGGATCAAAACAAGTACTGTCGTTTCCGATGGCTTTGGTATGAGACTGCAACTTTCCAAAGCTATGAAGCAGAAAACTCGTATGAGAACTCTCTAATGGTTCAACAATCAGGTTCTCTGGCCCTCAGCTCACTAGTGCATGTTATGAGAAGTTTGACACCCAATGCTCGTCAGGTGTTCATCATGCTGGCTGAGTATCAGTTGGAGGTTGGGACGACACAAAACTATGTGG GTATGTCGTTTCAAACTTTATATCACAAGTGCCGTGAAGCTTTCCTTGTCAACAGTGATCTGACACTTCAAGCTCAGCTGGTAGAGTTCAAAGATCATCGTCTTATCAGATCTAAAAAA AACTTTGAAGGAATTGAACATCTAACCATTCCAATAGACAATGCCACATTGAAAGAATTTCTCCAAGAACACAAAACCATTCAAGGTTAA